In Streptomyces sp. SLBN-118, the following are encoded in one genomic region:
- a CDS encoding response regulator transcription factor, producing MSIRVMLVDDQVLLRTGFRMVLAAQPDMEVVAEAGDGAEAIENLRSTAVDVVLMDVRMPRLDGVEATRRICAEPDAPKVLILTTFDLDEYAFSGLKAGASGFMLKDVPPAELLGAIRSVHSGDAVVAPSTTRRLLDRFSPMLPSSVNEPQHKELERLTEREREVMMLVAQGLSNGEIAARLVLSEATVKTHVGRILTKLGLRDRVQVVVLAYESGLVRAGGGH from the coding sequence ATGTCCATCCGCGTGATGCTCGTCGACGATCAGGTGCTGCTGCGCACCGGATTCCGTATGGTGCTCGCCGCCCAGCCGGACATGGAGGTCGTCGCGGAGGCGGGCGACGGAGCGGAGGCGATCGAGAACCTCCGCTCCACGGCCGTGGACGTGGTGCTGATGGACGTACGCATGCCGAGGCTGGACGGAGTCGAGGCGACCCGCCGCATCTGTGCCGAGCCCGACGCGCCCAAGGTACTGATCCTGACCACCTTCGACCTGGACGAGTACGCGTTCTCCGGGCTGAAGGCGGGCGCCAGCGGCTTCATGCTCAAGGACGTGCCGCCCGCCGAACTGCTCGGCGCGATCCGCTCAGTGCACAGCGGCGACGCGGTGGTCGCGCCGTCCACGACCCGCCGGCTCCTCGACCGCTTCTCGCCGATGCTGCCGAGCAGCGTGAACGAGCCACAGCACAAGGAGCTGGAGCGGCTCACCGAGCGCGAGCGCGAGGTGATGATGCTTGTCGCCCAGGGCTTGTCGAACGGCGAGATCGCCGCGCGTCTGGTGCTGTCCGAAGCGACGGTCAAGACCCATGTGGGCCGCATCCTCACCAAGTTGGGCCTGCGGGACCGGGTCCAGGTGGTGGTGCTGGCGTACGAGAGCGGCCTGGTGCGGGCGGGCGGCGGACACTGA
- a CDS encoding sensor histidine kinase: MQRLYDFIRRHPTGVDTFWAVVLFGFSMLWVIDVPVGVETQWSAGFIVLLLSVVVALRRRMPEKMLILAALLGAAQLALDVEVNPGDFAMLVIIYTVAAHDGPRWTSRLALAGGLSAATLAQLRWPEEGGGVGSRIFVTIVMSVPFALAWVLGDSIRTRRAYFAQLEERATRLEKEREAQAKVAVAAERARIARELHDVVAHNVSVMVVQADGAAYVLDAAPDQAKQALETISSTGRQALAEMRRLLGVLRTGDAPESGEYVPQPDVQQIEDLVEQVRRAGLTVNFKIEGTPRSLPSGVELTAYRIVQEALTNTRKHGGPEAGASVRLVYFDDGLGLLVEDDGRGSAHELYEDGGADGKGHGLIGMRERVGMVGGTLDAGPRPGGGFRISALLPLKPAH; encoded by the coding sequence GTGCAGCGCCTCTACGACTTCATCCGCAGACACCCGACGGGCGTCGACACCTTCTGGGCTGTCGTGCTCTTCGGGTTCTCCATGCTGTGGGTGATCGACGTGCCGGTCGGGGTCGAGACCCAGTGGTCGGCCGGATTCATCGTTCTCCTGCTGAGCGTGGTGGTGGCGCTGCGCCGCCGGATGCCGGAGAAGATGCTGATCCTCGCCGCGCTCCTCGGAGCCGCCCAGCTCGCGCTCGACGTCGAGGTCAATCCGGGCGACTTCGCGATGCTCGTGATCATCTACACCGTCGCCGCGCATGACGGGCCGCGCTGGACGTCCCGTCTCGCGCTGGCCGGAGGACTGTCCGCGGCCACCCTGGCGCAGCTGCGCTGGCCGGAGGAGGGCGGCGGCGTCGGCAGCAGGATCTTCGTCACGATCGTCATGAGCGTGCCCTTCGCCCTCGCCTGGGTGCTCGGCGACTCGATACGCACCCGGCGGGCGTACTTCGCCCAGCTCGAAGAGCGTGCCACCCGGCTGGAGAAGGAGCGCGAGGCGCAGGCGAAGGTCGCCGTCGCGGCGGAACGGGCGCGGATCGCCCGCGAACTGCACGACGTCGTCGCGCACAACGTCTCGGTGATGGTTGTGCAGGCCGACGGGGCCGCATATGTGCTGGACGCCGCCCCCGACCAGGCCAAGCAGGCGCTGGAGACCATCTCCAGCACCGGTCGCCAGGCGCTGGCGGAGATGCGCAGACTGCTCGGCGTCCTGCGCACCGGCGACGCCCCCGAGAGCGGTGAGTACGTCCCGCAGCCCGATGTGCAGCAGATCGAGGACCTGGTCGAGCAGGTGCGCCGCGCGGGCCTGACGGTGAACTTCAAGATCGAGGGCACCCCGCGGTCACTGCCGAGCGGCGTCGAGCTCACCGCCTACCGCATCGTCCAGGAGGCGCTGACCAACACCCGCAAGCACGGCGGCCCCGAAGCCGGTGCGAGTGTGCGGCTGGTGTACTTCGACGACGGCCTCGGCCTGCTGGTCGAGGACGACGGCCGCGGTTCGGCGCACGAGCTGTACGAGGACGGCGGGGCCGACGGTAAAGGCCATGGTCTGATCGGCATGCGTGAGCGCGTCGGTATGGTCGGCGGCACGCTCGACGCGGGGCCGCGGCCCGGCGGCGGCTTCCGGATCAGCGCACTGCTTCCCCTCAAGCCCGCCCACTAG
- a CDS encoding SAM-dependent methyltransferase, which yields MDDVTEVTRQWRGWQEAAQAALYGPGGFYLQPEGPAGHFRTSVHASPLFASAVARLLTSLGLDGPGVDDMALVDVGAGRGELLTGVLAALPSGFPVRAYAVEQAPRPAGLDPRIEWCAEPPSGVSGLLFANEWLDNVPVDVAEADPNGVARYVLVRPDGTERLGSPVDGADARWLARWWPLTEPGTRAEIGRPRDEAWASAVGTLRAGLAVAVDYAHTARSRPPFGTLTGFRAGREVRPVPDGSCDITAHVALDACALPGAELRTQREALRDLGLTGERPPLSLASSDPTAYVRALASASEAAELTARGGLGDFGWLVQRIR from the coding sequence ATGGATGATGTGACGGAAGTGACGCGTCAATGGCGGGGCTGGCAGGAAGCCGCCCAGGCCGCGCTGTACGGTCCCGGCGGCTTCTATCTGCAGCCCGAGGGACCTGCCGGGCACTTCCGTACGTCCGTGCACGCCTCGCCCCTGTTCGCCTCGGCAGTCGCCCGTCTGCTGACCTCGCTCGGACTCGACGGCCCCGGCGTGGACGACATGGCACTCGTCGACGTCGGCGCGGGTCGCGGTGAACTCCTCACGGGCGTACTGGCCGCGCTCCCCTCCGGCTTCCCCGTCCGTGCCTACGCGGTCGAACAGGCTCCCCGGCCCGCCGGTCTGGACCCGCGCATCGAGTGGTGCGCCGAGCCGCCCTCAGGCGTGAGCGGACTTCTGTTCGCGAACGAATGGCTGGACAACGTCCCGGTGGACGTCGCCGAGGCCGACCCGAACGGGGTGGCGCGCTATGTCCTCGTACGCCCGGACGGCACCGAGCGCCTCGGCTCTCCGGTCGACGGCGCGGACGCGAGGTGGCTGGCGCGCTGGTGGCCGCTGACCGAGCCCGGAACACGGGCGGAGATCGGGCGCCCGCGCGACGAGGCGTGGGCATCGGCGGTGGGCACGCTGCGGGCGGGTCTCGCCGTGGCGGTCGACTACGCGCACACGGCGCGTTCCCGTCCGCCGTTCGGCACGCTGACGGGCTTCCGCGCGGGCCGCGAGGTGCGCCCGGTCCCGGACGGCAGCTGCGACATCACGGCGCATGTGGCCCTGGACGCCTGCGCGCTGCCCGGAGCGGAACTGCGCACCCAGCGGGAGGCCCTGCGCGACCTGGGCCTCACCGGCGAACGCCCGCCGCTGTCCCTGGCGTCGTCCGACCCGACGGCCTACGTCCGCGCGCTGGCCTCGGCGAGCGAGGCGGCCGAACTGACGGCCCGCGGCGGCCTCGGCGACTTCGGCTGGCTGGTGCAGCGCATCCGGTGA